The Ensifer adhaerens genome contains a region encoding:
- the kynA gene encoding tryptophan 2,3-dioxygenase: MSKSYDPSKEGAQMSFKGRMSYSDYLMLEKVLDAQEPLSKAHDEMLFIIQHQTSELWMKLALHEINAAVRSIRDDRLEPAFKMLTRVARIFEQLNSAWDVLRTMTPSEYTTFRESLGQSSGFQSWQYRAIEFLAGNRNVAMLGPHAHRPDIMEKLEAILSAPSLYDEAIRLLSRNGFDVGEEADKTDWRETRTESDKVFAAWQTVYRDPERYWMLYELAEKLVDFEDYFRRWRFNHVTTVERIIGMKRGTGGTSGASYLKKMLEVELFPELWHVRTGL; this comes from the coding sequence ATGAGCAAATCATACGATCCTTCGAAAGAAGGCGCCCAGATGTCGTTCAAGGGACGCATGTCCTACAGCGACTACCTGATGCTGGAAAAGGTGCTGGACGCACAGGAGCCGCTTTCCAAGGCCCATGACGAGATGCTGTTCATCATCCAGCACCAGACGTCGGAGCTCTGGATGAAGCTCGCGCTGCACGAGATCAACGCGGCAGTGCGCTCGATCCGCGACGACCGGCTGGAACCTGCGTTCAAGATGCTGACCCGCGTCGCCCGCATCTTCGAGCAGTTAAACAGCGCCTGGGACGTGCTGCGCACGATGACACCAAGCGAATACACCACGTTCCGCGAATCGCTCGGCCAATCCTCGGGCTTCCAGTCGTGGCAGTACCGCGCGATCGAATTCCTCGCCGGCAACCGCAACGTCGCGATGCTCGGGCCGCATGCGCACCGTCCCGACATCATGGAGAAGCTGGAAGCGATCCTTTCCGCGCCGTCGCTCTACGACGAAGCGATCCGGCTGCTTTCGCGCAATGGCTTCGACGTTGGCGAGGAAGCTGACAAGACCGACTGGCGCGAAACGCGCACGGAAAGTGACAAGGTCTTTGCCGCCTGGCAGACGGTCTACCGCGATCCCGAACGCTACTGGATGCTCTACGAACTCGCCGAGAAGCTGGTCGATTTCGAGGACTACTTCCGTCGATGGCGCTTCAATCACGTCACGACCGTCGAGCGCATCATCGGCATGAAGCGCGGAACCGGGGGAACATCCGGCGCGTCCTATCTGAAGAAGATGCTCGAAGTGGAACTCTTCCCCGAGCTCTGGCACGTGCGCACGGGTCTCTGA
- a CDS encoding alpha/beta hydrolase translates to MLEHRVSDWNDAYANGVNIARGDRWPEAWVGPAEAFRGALSASGLAKLDLAYGERSRNRMDLFFPDGAAKGLVVFVHGGFWLQLDKSFWSHLAAGAVASGYAVAMPSYTLCPEIRITGIVGEVAAAIGEAAKLVDGPLMLTGHSAGGHLVSRMITATAPLSPDVQARIRNVVSISGVHDLRPIMSTGMNEKLAIDEAEALSQSPALLRPMRDARITCWVGGGERAEFLRQNDLLANIWTGLGATTATVVEPDRHHFNVIDGLADAGHPLTRTLLSV, encoded by the coding sequence ATGCTGGAACACCGTGTTTCCGATTGGAACGACGCCTATGCCAATGGCGTGAACATTGCGCGGGGCGACCGGTGGCCTGAGGCATGGGTCGGACCGGCCGAGGCATTCCGTGGTGCCCTTTCGGCGTCCGGTCTGGCGAAGCTCGACCTTGCCTATGGCGAGCGATCCAGAAATCGCATGGACCTTTTCTTCCCCGATGGCGCGGCCAAAGGCCTGGTCGTCTTTGTGCACGGTGGTTTCTGGCTGCAGCTCGACAAGAGCTTCTGGTCGCATCTTGCCGCGGGTGCCGTCGCCAGCGGCTATGCCGTTGCCATGCCGTCCTACACGCTCTGCCCGGAGATCCGCATCACCGGGATCGTCGGGGAGGTCGCCGCGGCAATCGGTGAGGCAGCGAAGCTGGTCGACGGGCCGCTGATGCTGACCGGCCATTCGGCTGGCGGTCATCTCGTCAGCCGGATGATCACGGCGACCGCGCCGCTCTCGCCGGATGTCCAGGCGCGGATCCGTAACGTCGTCTCGATCTCGGGCGTGCACGACCTGCGACCGATCATGTCGACCGGGATGAACGAGAAGCTCGCGATCGACGAGGCGGAGGCGCTTTCGCAAAGCCCGGCGCTGCTGCGGCCGATGCGCGATGCCCGCATCACCTGCTGGGTCGGTGGCGGCGAGCGCGCGGAGTTCCTGCGCCAGAACGATTTGCTTGCCAATATCTGGACCGGGCTGGGTGCGACCACGGCGACCGTCGTCGAACCGGATCGGCACCACTTCAACGTCATCGATGGCCTTGCCGACGCCGGGCATCCGCTGACGCGAACCCTGCTTTCGGTGTGA
- a CDS encoding benzoate-CoA ligase family protein — MLGPTSHVDTFTRDHLPPTEEWPEFRLEGFDYPDHLNAAVELTDAMVAKGFGDHTALIGNGRRRTYKELSDWTNRLAHALVENYGVKPGHRLLIRSANNPAMVACWLAATKAGAVVVNTMPMLRAGELAKIVDKAEISLALCDTRLMDEMIACAKDSRYLKQVVSFDGTANHDAELDRIALDKSVVFEAVKTGRDDVALLGFTSGTTGVPKATMHFHRDLLAIADGYAREVLGVTPDDVFVGSPPLAFTFGLGGLAIFPLRFGAAATLLEHATPANMVEIIEKYKATISFTAPTAYKAMMKAMDNGADLSSLRVAISAGETLPGPVFEEWTAKTGKPILDGIGATEMLHIFISNRFEDRKAASTGKPVGGYEARIVDDEMREVPRGTIGKLAVRGPTGCRYMADARQRDYVRDGWNLTGDAFYQDDDGFFHFAARSDDMIVTAGYNIAGPEVEAALIAHPEVAECAVVGAPDADRGQIVEAYVVLISGVSADDATIKRLQDHVKATIAPYKYPRSVKFLDSLPKTATGKIQRFRLRSEN, encoded by the coding sequence ATGCTTGGACCGACTTCGCACGTCGATACATTCACACGCGACCATCTGCCGCCAACCGAAGAATGGCCGGAATTCCGTCTCGAAGGTTTCGACTACCCGGACCATCTCAACGCCGCCGTCGAACTGACGGATGCCATGGTGGCCAAGGGTTTTGGCGACCATACCGCGCTGATCGGCAACGGGCGCCGACGAACCTACAAGGAGCTGTCCGACTGGACGAACCGGCTCGCCCACGCACTCGTCGAGAACTATGGCGTGAAGCCTGGCCACCGTTTGCTCATCCGCTCCGCCAACAATCCAGCCATGGTCGCCTGCTGGCTGGCGGCAACCAAGGCCGGCGCCGTAGTCGTCAATACCATGCCGATGCTTCGAGCTGGCGAGTTGGCCAAGATCGTCGACAAGGCGGAGATCAGCCTTGCGCTCTGCGACACGCGCCTGATGGACGAGATGATCGCCTGCGCCAAGGACAGCCGCTACCTGAAGCAGGTCGTGAGCTTCGACGGCACTGCGAACCATGACGCCGAACTCGACCGGATCGCGCTCGACAAGTCGGTGGTCTTCGAGGCGGTAAAGACGGGTCGCGACGACGTGGCACTGCTCGGTTTCACTTCGGGCACGACAGGGGTCCCGAAGGCGACCATGCACTTTCACCGCGACCTGCTCGCGATTGCCGACGGTTATGCGCGCGAAGTGCTTGGCGTTACCCCCGACGACGTCTTCGTCGGCTCGCCGCCGCTCGCCTTCACCTTCGGCCTCGGCGGCCTTGCGATCTTCCCCTTGCGCTTCGGGGCGGCTGCAACGCTGCTTGAGCACGCAACGCCCGCCAACATGGTGGAGATCATCGAGAAGTATAAGGCGACGATCTCGTTTACTGCTCCCACAGCGTACAAGGCGATGATGAAGGCGATGGACAACGGCGCCGACCTTTCGTCGCTCCGCGTCGCGATCTCGGCGGGCGAAACATTGCCTGGTCCCGTCTTCGAGGAATGGACGGCAAAGACCGGCAAGCCGATCCTCGACGGCATTGGCGCGACCGAGATGCTGCACATCTTCATTTCCAACCGCTTCGAGGACCGCAAGGCGGCCTCGACCGGCAAGCCGGTCGGCGGCTACGAGGCCCGGATCGTCGATGACGAGATGCGGGAGGTACCCCGCGGTACGATCGGTAAGCTTGCGGTGCGCGGCCCGACCGGCTGCCGCTACATGGCCGACGCTCGCCAGCGTGATTATGTCCGTGACGGCTGGAACCTGACCGGCGACGCCTTCTACCAGGACGATGACGGCTTCTTCCATTTTGCCGCCCGTTCGGACGACATGATCGTCACCGCCGGCTACAACATCGCCGGCCCCGAGGTCGAGGCCGCCCTGATCGCCCATCCCGAGGTCGCCGAATGCGCCGTCGTCGGCGCACCCGATGCCGACCGCGGCCAGATTGTCGAAGCCTATGTCGTTCTGATATCTGGCGTTTCCGCGGACGACGCGACGATCAAGCGTCTGCAGGATCATGTGAAGGCGACGATCGCGCCCTACAAATATCCGCGATCGGTCAAATTCCTGGACAGCCTGCCCAAGACAGCCACGGGCAAGATCCAGCGGTTCCGATTGCGGTCGGAGAACTGA